TAGGAAGAAATAACCCTTTTAAAGACGGTATAAGATAAGAGACAGTATCTAATAAACCTCTTCTCCCCACCGTCTGCCCATCACTATCTTAGTTtcattttatgacattttatGTGGGTAGAGAAATCTGATGGACTCCCAACAGAGAAGTATTACGGAACCTGTTTTCTTCAGAGATTAATTTCCTGAAAGGTGGTGAGGGTAGGGTGGGGAGCGGTAAGAATCAGATAAGGCTGCAAATTGGCAAAAAGCTGCTAActttaggttttattttgtttttagaaaaagaacaacaaataaaataaacaactaGCTCTTAAAACCGAAAATGAgaactcaatatttttaaaactcaataaaTTAAACGGGGtttttagatatttttccttGTGGGAACACTTTTTTAGACAGCTGCATAACTCTGTTTACTGGCAGGGTGGTTAATTagtatttaactttaaaaaaattgtctaaattttttaaattgtagaaagtataaaattaaaCAGAGCTGATAATGTTTATTCCCTACTTGAGGGTCAAATGTtatatttctgtgtgtgtgtgtgtgtgtgtgtgtgtgtgtgtgtgtttgaaagaACTTAGGAAGGATTTCAAAGAAACAGTCTAGGAGTAATATTTTGCCCCTACATTTTCCTTATGAACTCAGAGCACTCATGTACATATTTCTCAACTGCTCTGATGTGTCTTAGGGACTAGTTAGAAAGAAAACTAAGCATGTATTTCAGTTCTTAGGTAGTAATATGAGCAGGTGTAATAAAGCAAGCATGCatgtatcaaaataaaatttacctaaattagttcacatttttcttttctttaattgtctttcaaaataaaCTGTGACGGTAATTTCAGTATAAAACATATTGAAATGTAAAAGGTAAGAGCATGAAATTGGGATGTAAATTCTGACTGATGCTTTGAAATCTTTTACCAGTTTTAAAAAGGTTTTGTATGTAAGTTACAAGTGATGGAAATTGTCATTTTCTCTATTTCGGTTAAGAACATTCCCTTCTTCTGTGCACTTCTCCTCTACCACTTGGAGTTCTTGATAAatccttcttttccatttccattcatACCCAGTCAATTTGTTCGGAAAGCCTGTAGATACTACCCTTATAATCCACTGCACCCTTTATGTGTTCCATGCCTGCACTACCCAACATGGTAGCCTCTGGTCACACAtgactatttatatttaaattaagtatAATTAAGAATTCACTGCTTCAGTCACGGTAGACATGTGGCTAGTGCCTGACATATTcaacagaacatttccatcgtCACAGAAGTTCTGTGGGATAGTGCTGCTCCGTACCACCCAAACAGTGTAACTTACTTTTTCTTAAACTTCCctagccttttcccttttcctgggttctacagagaaatagaaccgacagtgtgtgtgtgtgtgtgtgtgtgtgtgtgtgtgtgtgtgtaaatatcatgagatttattcataggaattggctcatatgaCCATGCAGATTGGCAAGTCCGACTTCCATAGGGGTAGGTCACAAGACATCCAAGGCAGGCTTTGGTGAACTCTccgggagaagctggctggctgaggaaAAGAtgaattcttccttctgattaTTGAAATCTCCCTCATTGCTGAAGGgattctcctttgttgattatagatgtaatcagccatggatacaGTTAACTGACTAAAGATTCAgctccatgaaatatcctcacagcaataATCAGGCCAGtccttacttgaccaaacaagtgGACCATAAtgttgccaagttgacacgtgatgGTTTAATCAGACCTGGTATGTCATTGCCTCCTTTTGTTGTGTTTAGATTCCACCAGTTCTTTAAGAGTTGAAGAAATACTACCACCTTTCTGGATCTCAGCTCTGTCCTCTCTGTTGACACTGAAGGtgcttttcttccttccaaaAGCACATACTTATAATTCTTGTGGCAGTTATGTTCTGCCTTGTGTTGTGGTTAACTATTATTTTGGAAAGTCATAAGTCTTTTCTTTAGATCCCAGCAGTTTGCTTAGCTTGTTCTAAATGCTTAGTATAGTTTCACTGAACTAAATTGATTTGCATCTCTTTCCCAGGAAAAAAGGACCAGAAGTTGTTTTGTCGGTGGAAGGCAGTGTTCAGTCAGGAGGACCTAGTTTAGAGATTCTTTGCAGCTTGAGGAGAGGAGAATGAATACTCTTCTGTGTAATTTGCATTtgatataaacatacacacacatacatacatgtacatatatagagagaatatcaatagttttctctttttaaaggtaGAGGTGAATAGATTGTAATAAGAAAGTGCCTATCTGTGGGATTAGGTAGGAATTTGTGCAAGATGTCTACTTTCTAGGCATTTATTAAATGCTCTCTATAAGCCAGGCAAACGAAGATTATTCAGAAGGTGGTAAATGATGTGCCTAAACTTTTGGTAATTTTTTAAGACCCAACGATTCTCTGAATTGTTTCTTGTACTTACATTGTACATGTGATTTCCTGcgtaattttcattaaaatcgTTAAATATTAGAGATGTTCCCATTAGAAAACTTTCTAGCTACTGCTTTATTTAAATATCCATATgttcatttagaattttaaagttAGAAAAGATCTTACTGATCTTTAGTTTAACCTCCACATAGTTTGAGCCCCAGCCTGGATGAATGAGTTAGAGATTAATGGATGAGCTGGAACTAGAACCTTCCATCTTCTGACttaagttgaatatttttttctctactgaACAGTAGAATCTAAAGAGAATCTTAATCTCCGGTAGTGTATGAATTAGGTCAAATTGTGTAAACTTCTTGGAAGTTGTCATGGTATTACTTAGACTATTAACTCATTTATATAGCTTTTTAGAAATGGAAACCTACCTTTCTCCTGAGATTTGGGAAGAATTGGGGTTATAGGTGCATTAAACTAATAGAGTACACTTTCTAAAGAAAaagcattctatttttatttagaacAAATACTCCTAATAAATGGATGGTGGTTGCTGCTTAGCCTTTTGTCTTTACAGGATAACTCCTATAAAAATTAGAGGTAGAAGGAACTTGACCAGGCTTGTGTGTATTCTTTAGTctttaacaaatttatttttaatgcatttttattggaATATATTCCCGTACCATAACACTATCCAAAGTACAATCACtgactcacaatatcttcacacataatcccatgatcaattttagaacattttaattactctagaaaagaaataaaaacagaaaagaaaacccaaatcctcccatagcCCTAATCCCACCCCCTCCACACCACCATTATTGACCCTTGGTTTTGGTGtaatacatttgttactgttgatgaaaaactattagaatattactgttaactatagtcaatAGTTTGCTATAggtactcccccccccccataaacccctctattattaatgcCTAATAGTGTCatactttccttctggtgacatacatgactctaaacttcccctttctaccacattcacacgccattcagcactgttaattattcccATAATAATGTGCTGAATGTCTGTTGTGCATTTCCACACATTAAGTTCAACCTAGTCAAACATTCTACACATATCTAGCACCTGCtctccattctttagcctcatcctatatcctagtaacctatattctatattttatgtctgtgagtttacatattataattagttcatatcagtgagatcataaagtatttattcttttgtgtcttacttatttcacataacataatgtcctcaaagttcatacatgttgtcatgcacttcaggacttcattccttcttactgctgaataatattcgtTCGTatgttgtcctagtttgctagctgccagaatgcaatataccagaaatggaacagtttttaaaaaggggaatttaataagttgcaggtttacagttctaagcctgtgacgATGTCCCTATTAAAGCaggtatatagaaatgtccaaattaaggcaccaataaaagGTTTTCTTCACTCAAGGAATGCcagtgaagttcacggtttctctttcaactggaaaggtacatggtgaacgtggtgatgtctgctagccttctctccagacttctttttCATGATGCTACCCcagagtgttttccttcttcatctctaaaagtctctagctgcatgggctctcgtgggtctgtgtctctgttgcagctgtgttctctccaaaatgtttcctctttttgaaaggattccagtaaactaatcagacccacgtggaatgggtggagtcacatgtaatcaaacacccacagttgggcgagccaaatctccatggagataatctaatcaaaggattccaACCTGCAtcattgaataggaattaaaagattGGAtccggattaaaacatggctttctagggtgtataatcctttcaaactagcacatatgtgtgtgccacattttgtttatctgttcatttgttgatggacacttggattgtttacatcttttggcatttgtaaataatgctgctatgaacattggtgtgcagatgtctgcaTCCCTGCTtccagatcttctgggtatatactgagtagtgggattgctggctGGTAAGGCAactctattcttagcttcctgaggaactgctaaactgtccttcacaatggctgtacaattttacattcccacaagtaATGAataatttctccacatgctctccaacattgtggatttgagttgcatttccctaatagctagtaaagctcagcatctttttatgtgctttttagccatatgtattttctctttggaaaaatatctgttcatatcttttgcccattttttgactgggttgtcttttttataGTTgagtgtaggatttctttatatattctagatatcaaactgtcagatacatggtttcaaatattttctcccattgagtcagttgcTTTTTCAACcctttaacaaagtcctttgaagcactgaagtattcgATTTTGAGGTATTCCcaattacctattttttcttttgttgcttgtgctgtggtataaaatctaagaaactatcacttatcactagatcttggagttatttccctacatcttctaggagttttgtggtattggttcttacatttaggtctttgatctagttttagttaatttttgtatagtgtatgagataggggtcctctttcattcttttggttactatttcgTTTCTGCAGTATTAGCTAGCCTTTATTGAGTTCTTTGTGGTTTATGTCACATGAACCCTCACAACAATCTTACGCTACAATGATActattattttatccttttcctaatgaaaaaaaaggctcagagaggtcaggtAACTTTCCCTGTGTCACACTGCTAGTAAATGAAGGGGTAGAGATTTGAATCCTAGActttatattttatgctttttagtCTTCATGGTTTTTGCCATATCTGCTTAGCacctatttatgtatttataagtttttgaaatcaccttttttttttttttttttttttaaagagagagggaggaagggaaggaaagacagagagaaggaaggaaggatggaaggaaggaagaaagggaaacatctttaaacattttcttgttttattatattttgtttgtttgtttgttttttacatgggctggggccgggaatcgaaccggggtcctccggcatggcaggcaagcactcttgcccgctgagccaccgcggcccgccctgaaatcaccttttttgttgttgttgttatcagTACTACCTAAAATCATCTCAACTACCAAACTCTGGGGAACATTCCATTATAGTATACTTTTAaggttaaatttttaaattttattttctctgggaAATGAATAAATGTGCTGATTTTAGCATAGTCCTAGTTCTGAAAGacaagtttgttttgttttgtaagaaAGTATATAATTAGAAGAGGTAGAAAATCTTTTTGACATtcatgtttttcaaaataataatggtaagctatttttattcttaaggattagaaataatattttgaagtgTTAATTTGTTATAGCCTAGCCAATTCACATATGGATTATTTCTTTCATGGAATGTAGTGTTCAGTATTCTGTTGTCTAAATTGACCAACTATTATCTGACAGATCTTGGAGTTGTTAATTCACAGAGATGGGGAATTTCAAGAACTAATGAAATTGGCGCTTAATCAAGGGAAGATCCATCATGAAATgcaaattttagaaaaagaagtagaaaaaagagACAGTGATATTCAGCAACTACAAAAACAGCTAAAGGAAGCAGAACAAATACTGGTAAGTTAGCCAAGGCTGGTTTATGAGGTAAAAAGAGATTGTTTAATCTATTTCTGATAATAAGTCAATTGTCAGAATTTTGAAATGGGAGAAAAGTCTAAAAATGGCAGTCtgtcctcttaaaaaaaaaagccaatcccttTTTTACTTACTGTTTTTAGGTAGTCTGTTAAAACAAAGCAGTACTTTTGACccatattttcataatttaaagaTTTCGCAATATTGAATTACAGAAATGGAGAGTTTTACTGACGTTTCAATTATTTATCATAATAAGTTTTTACAAAAGTATTTGAAATCAGTAAAAATAAGTAACAGTTTTGTAAATTGATTAAAATTTGCAATGATTTATTTAACTTTCCAACCCATACAAGGTGAAATTTGTATCCTTGTCAAGgaccatcttttcttttgttgttcttggCTACTATTTCAGAGAGACAATTTATTTCCTAAATTGTTTCCCTAAATACTAATAGAATTGTTACATGGTGTTATTGCAGAAATAGCTGTGTTTAAGCCTCATATAAACCAGGTACTGTGGATTTCCTTATCTCAAAGATCCTTTTCAAAAAGGTGTTAGAAATGGACTTTAAGGGAAAATATATAGAAGGCTGACTAGTTGAGGGTAAATTAACCACTGCTATTGAAGAAACAACCCCAAGTAAATGcctttttacaaatatatttacaataaatataatttgtttttcattatgaaagtaaTACTTGTTTATCAAAAGAcatttggggcgggccgcggtggctcagcgggcaaagtgcttgcctgccatgccggaggacctcggttcgattcccggccccagcccatgtaaaaaacaaacaaacaaacaaaatacaataaaacaagaaaatgtttaaagatgtttccctttcttcctcccttccttccttccatccttccttccttctctctgtctttccttcccttcctccctctctctttaaaaaaaaaaaaaaaaagacatttggaaaatacagaaaagtagatAGGGGTAGGGAGGGGGGATTTGCCTTTAGTCCCACTGTGCAAAGATTGACACTATTAGcagtttgttatattttcttttactctcaGGTAATTCATTTCCCCCTATTATAATTAGGAGGATACTGATTTCCTGTTACTGTTAATTAAAACTTAAGCATTTTCCATACAATTATATCCTATCTAGTTTTCCATACTTTGATGATCATCCTTGCAGCTTTCTTCTGCATTTAGGAATATTTCTTTAGGGGTAGTTtccaaaaaaatttaattattgagTGAAAGACAGTGAACACCAAGTCCATGAGAAGACTGAATTTTATGATTTAGATAATAGCAGCTAGCATGCATTGAGCTCTTACCACTAGATGTTGTGCTTTgcactttatatgcattatctcagTCTTTACAACAATTATAGAAGGTCAGTGCTCatattctgttttgttgatgagGAAACCATGGCTTAAATGAATAACTTACCCAGTGAGGCTGAACAGTGGAGATCTGAGTGGCTCCCTATTCTTACCCTGGTTGTAGTTCAGGACATACTGGGTTACCTTCAGTAGATTTTTTACCCTTTGTGGTACTTGGGATGTGGGGGGGTTATTTTCATGATGGCAGTCATTAAGCACAGAGgtaatgtataaataaatatcaattcaAGAATATATCTTGTAAATtaagggaaaatatattttagggTACTTTATCCTACCCTTTGGCTCAAACTTTTGAACTAGATGCAGGAATAGGATCCTTTTGGGGTAGTATGTGGTCTGGATCTCTTCTGCATGTTTACAATAAAAGatgtaaagataaaaaataaatgatccaGTTTGTTTccaaaaactgtttttcaaatgaGGACTGATTTGTTAACACAATATTTCTTGTACTAAATGACATCCATTGTGGGGGGTTCCAAATTTCACATGTTGTTCTTGTGGGGTAAATGGTATTGTGAATTAAGCCAAAAACTGTACTTGATATACTTAgaaataaactatatatatattttttaatgttgtttaaaCTAGGCAACAGCTGTTtaccaagcaaaagaaaaactcaaatcaatagaaaaagcaagaaaaggtTAGTATCATGGGAAGACAGGATGACCTTctgaaaaatctaaattttagtTTAAAGAAATTGATCAGACTATTATTGGTAATTATTTGCTGCTATTAAAAAGATtcctttaaattttcattttaaattataatgaaatatctGTTGggttaaataaacataaaattgtgtttatttttatgaagtgTCTGCTCTGTTTTAGCACTGTGGTAGATATTGTTAGGGAGGTAGAATTATCATATCTCTTTTCCTGCTATGGGAAGCAACAATGGGAGGCAATTTATAGTTAGGTATATGAACATGAAATAAATACAGTAGGTTTATAAAATTgttgggagaagagaaagagaaggtctGGAAGCAAGTGGCATTTGAGTTGAGTTTTGAAAGATAAGATAGGATGAAAAAGAAATCCATTGGACAACTAGAGTGAGATTAGAATGGTTTGAGATGATGCACATTTAATGGTGGAGAGGCCCAGCATGCCTTGTCCTGCCATGCTTCTCTTTTTCAGAGTCTTCCATGATGGATCTTTTAGTTTAGTTTGCATGCAGGAAGTCAGAATTATAATTAAAACTTATGTTACTTTCTTTTAATGATTCATAGATAATGATTTCCATTTAGTCATCTCAGACTTATTGCCtaattttcctcttcctttcctgtttcttgtgcaacctcttttttgattgttaaataatgaaaaacagcTAATATCCCTTGAGAGATGGCTAGGCTTCTATGGCTGGAAACAAGTCTCTAGGAGAGTGACTGAGGCAGGCTGTCTGAAACCTACACAgtggttctgttttgtttttagtctTCAAaactcttacacacacacacacacacacacttgtccTGAAATACTCTCTAAAGTGTATAAAGTATAAGTTGAGTTTTCTCAGAAGTAACTGTTGTTGATGTTTGCATTGAGAAATTTTTTTAGgtatatattaaacatatataataAACATTCGTGCACATGCATATAATAAGGATAACACACAGTACACATAAGCAGatatatttttaagcaaaaatCAGATCACACTGTACATATATCATTcagcagtttattttttttttcagctagtgAATATTTCATGGGCATCCCAAGTTGGCTCCACTTTGAGCCTCAGGGCCATTTTAAACAGTCAAGTGGTATTCTGTGGTCTGTTTGCTCTTAGCTATAGCTTTGATGCCATTAGAAAATGAACTGCTCTAGTTTCCATGTTTAATTTGTCTCACTATTAACTTTCAGAACAGCTATAATAGTTAAGAAATTATTGAGCATTATGCTAGCATCCCAGATTGATTCTTTAATATATTAGttgatttttctaaataattgtctttttctttagttTGGAAATATACAATTAATTTACAGTATACATGCAGGTGGTATTGGGGGTGAGGTGGGTGACTCAgattaaattcttatttgagatCATTGCATCTGATGCATAATTATGATTTGTACTTTTAAATGTGTTTACCAGACTaacatgctttaattttctcttaaCTCTCAGGTGCTATCTCCTCCGAAGAAATAATTAAGTATGCACATAGGATTAGTGCAAGTAATGCTGTGTGTGCCCCATTGACCTGGGTTCCAGGTAAAAATACTTCCCTTATATGCTAGATATAAGTGGTTTCAGAAATTCTTAGGAGCCTAtacacaaaaataagaaaacgAGGTTAAATACAGAATGTATTTATCCTTAGAAACATCTGCTATATATTTTCACATCCTTAATcttatataaataatatgaatCATAGgttttataaatttgtttttctgtgtcaTGTTCTGTTCTCCTCAGAGAGGATTTTCTTGAAAATGCAAGCAAATTTTAAGAATCAAATCACTAttagttttctaaattttctttcaaaatatctgCTAATATGACaggctttttcatatttttttaaagaaacgatgacatttatttatataagtgAACAAATTATACAGACAAGTCACATAAAAGCAAATAGTAATCGCAGACTGAAGTATGGAAAAATGCTCATCCTTGctagtaatgaaagaaaaacaaactaagcAACTTTGAACTCCCTCTTATACTTAGTAAATTAATAATAGCAATATATAAAATACCTACCCAAAACTGTAAAGTTTAGTGAAACTGATATACTCAAATGGTGACACTATAAAATGTTGCACCTCTTTGGGAAATCATAAGGCAAACATATGAACCCTAAAATTGCttgtattatttcacttaataattCTCCCAGGAATTTACcctaataaaattgaaaacatcatATCATActcatatattataatttatttaaatcatttcTCTATTGCAAAATACATTGTTCTCAAATCTTTTCCATATAGAGAATAGTATGTTATTGTgaagattcagaaaagaaataaaagtgcaagtatttttaaaataagtatgttATGCTCTTAATTGAGAGATGGCCTTCATATTCCAAAATTGAAAATGCAACTTAAGTTTTTCAGAGAGCAAAACTCTCTGAAATTTATTACTGCAAATTATTACTGCAAAGTGAAATTATTACTGCAAAGAAGGCATGaataattattttgtatatgATTGGATTAAAAGCAGACTTTGTTTTTTTAGGGGACCCACGGAGACCATACCCAACTGATTTAGAGATGAGAAGTGGGTTA
This is a stretch of genomic DNA from Tamandua tetradactyla isolate mTamTet1 chromosome 4, mTamTet1.pri, whole genome shotgun sequence. It encodes these proteins:
- the MED4 gene encoding mediator of RNA polymerase II transcription subunit 4 isoform X2, producing MLAISRNQKMLQQPGEENQILELLIHRDGEFQELMKLALNQGKIHHEMQILEKEVEKRDSDIQQLQKQLKEAEQILATAVYQAKEKLKSIEKARKGAISSEEIIKYAHRISASNAVCAPLTWVPGDPRRPYPTDLEMRSGLLGQMNNPSTNGVNGHLPGDALAAGRLPDVLAPQYPWQSNDLSMNMLPPNHSNDFLLEPPGHNKENEDDVEVMSTDSSSSSSDSD